In Corvus cornix cornix isolate S_Up_H32 chromosome 17, ASM73873v5, whole genome shotgun sequence, the DNA window TCTCACTGGCAGATCAACCCTGATGTGCATTTGTGGTTCTATTCACCCCATCTAATTTCACTTCCCAGGCTTATTACACTGCTGGTGAGTGTGATGTATTCAGACAAACACACCCAGATATTAGTATGAGAATGTTTCATTGTTTAGAAATCGCACCCAGGCCATCAAATGCATTTGCAGCTCTTAACCCAAATCTCAGAACAGCCAGCTGTAAACCCAAGGTGCCAGATGTCGCAGAGCCCCTCCTGGTGTGTTCCCATTGGGAGAACAACACATTCCCACTGCAGAtccaaaaaaaaggcaacttctGTGTTCACTGCAAGACTTCAATCTGCTGGTGGTACTCGTCCTTGTTCCCTAAAACAATAATGTTCTTCTGTCATttccacagaatcatggaatggtttggcttggaagggaccttagagatcgtccagttccaactccctgccaggagcagggacactttccactagtCCAGGTTTTtctgagccccatccagcctttTCTAGAGCCAAAGGATCTGCTCCTGTCCTGCCACCCTTCCCTCCCAGGCTGCAGTGAAAACAACAATGCCAGGGGTCTGGAGCTCACTTCAGTCCTCTCAGAGTTTCCAGGTGCAGAAGTAACAGTGCCAGTCATGGAGATCCTGCTATCCCAGACAGCAATGCATTCCTGAAGCAATATCCCTGAATTTAAACACTCCCTGAACACCTCCACTGAAATACTGCCAAGCCAGCCCAATATCCATCTACCCACAGGTCCCATTTCACTTATTAACTAAACCTTTATTTGGATTTCATGGTGCCCACAAAATCCCTCCCAATGCCATCAGTTCCACAGGGGATAAGCAGCACCTACCCGTGGGTCTGGACGAAACTCTCTTTTCCTCCGGATCTTCTTGAATATTTCCGTCAGCTCATCCTTGGCCTCTTCCCCGCCCTCCTCCGAGCTGGGgcctgcagctgcctcagcagaggaggcagcaccTTCAGCTGGGGCTTCTGCAGGAGTCTGACCTGGCAGAGGAGCATCCACAGAAGGGTCATCAGCGTGTTCTATCAACCACTCCATGGCCTGGGTCACCGACATGCTGGAAAACGCGGGAACACCGGGATGAGACACTCAGATGTGACAGCTCCACATACATTCATTTACTCCCATGGTGGATGCACCTGCAGGTTAATTAGTACCTGAAAACTCATAAATAAAGTTTTGGAGCTAATGTCAGAGCACCTTGATTCTCTGAGCATCCACAATCTTCTCTGAAGCTGCGAAAAGAGAGGATCCAAGTCCAACTTGGACCTGCAACCCagattttaaaaggcatttctgaGGCAGTCACCTCACTCTCTGCAGCATCTGCTTTGTTTCCCAAAGAAGCACTGGCTGTTTGAAATTGTGGACAGAACTGCCAACATAGCACGTTCCTAATTTACACTGGAACCACATCTCCGGTGTCAACAGCTCTGTTCctgagggagaggcagcagaacACCATGGTGTGCCAGCATCACTTGCTGTGCAGTGTAACTGCTCCAGCAAAAGGATCCTCAGAGCTCCCAACACCTCTTCCCAACAggtagaaagggaaaaaagcacagataACAATAGTGCAATGAATGTGTAGTTCCATGGGACACACAGGAATTGTTACATGTTCATGGAAGGGAAAGCCTTTGCCTATTTGGCTTTTCTGTTACCACATGAAAGCTGCAGGACAAGAGGGGAGAAAGTCTTCCTGCAATACTGGAAAAGTGTCACTGGAATATGTTGTGGACTCTACCACCAACATTTTTCCAGAATGGCCTAACAAACCCCTCTGAGGAGGGAGGCAGTACAGCTGGCTGTTCTTGGGGCATGAGAAGAATGATGTAACCTCCTGTTTTCCTGCACTTGCTCTCTGGACTTCACAGTATTCTTGGAATTTTTAAAGATCAGCACAAAGTATATTTCTACAGCTGAaaggccagggtggatgggCTAAGTTTGccttttcctctgtaaaatCTGACTTTAAAAGCTGAAGACCCACAGACCTTGCAGAGCACATCCAGCACTGATCccccttccctgtgccacctGCACTCTGCCTGAGGCAGCACTTCTTGGAGTTAATACTTTCTCCAACCTCCATTTAGGTGACCCAtataaggaaacaaaaaagatgcaaaattaTGTTAAAGCACAAGCAGTAGGGGCCAGGCAGGTGCTGGAACACTCACTGGTTCAGCCGGAGGGCTttgacagctctgctctctgggaagCCCATCTCGGTGAGCTGGCGCAGCGCGATCTCATCCACCCtgtcctcctcatcctcatccagcatggctgcacacacacaaacaaaacagtgcTCAGATTCACTCCAGGCTCATACAAACCCCTGTGTCAATGGAATGGCATGTGTTAACTTCATCCCCCAttctctctcccatccctccttTTGTTTCTGCCCCCAGTTTGCCACCTCATCATGTAATTTGCTGCACTCAGCTCGCTCCGGCTCAGATTGATTCTTCCAGGACAAAGACTTTGCCCAGATGTGTTCAAGATCTCAAACAAAAGGCCACAAACTCTCACGTGACCATGGGATTTCCACACAATTAAATATATGAGATTCACTGAAGATCTGTTAATCATTTCTCTAGAAATTAAGTTGGATCTGGCCATAGCAGATCTCAAGGATGAGCATTTCCCACCAACCTGATCAAGAGCCAGAGTTTCTCCTCATTTTACTACCTCCTTCTGCATTTTCAACTATTCTTTACTAGCCCcactaataatttttaaatggaactTCTCACCCATCCCAAAGGGACCTTTTATGTCCATGACTTTCATCCACAAGGTGAAACTTTTGCCACAAAGttttcagcagctttgctgccacATCAGTGTCTGAACTTCACTCTGAGCCCACTCCTATGCTCCAGAAACAAATTCCCAGGATTGAATTAGCAACTCTAAAGATATGTTCATACCATTTGCCTTCTTAAATAGTTCAACTGCATCTGGGTTCAGTGCTAGCAATTTCTGTGCAACTTCTATGAGAGACACTAAAATCTTCCGGAGCTCTGTCTGGAACTGCAAGAAAGGAAACTGTCAAAACATTTAGACAGGAAGTTACCAGCCATCAGTGAATCTTAATGTATCTATTGTTAgtaacacagcagcagcctggccctCTGTACACAGGGTTGCTTTATTAGggctttattttcattgtttagTCTCTCAGGAGGTCTGGGACCTTCCTGTGAAGCGTTACATAGAAGCAAAAGCTCCTGGGCAGAAAGGTCCTTTTATTTCTACCACACCCAGCAGCAGtcaaggaagggaaaaaacccactgcaaCCCCCTGAACTATTTAAGACTGAAGAAATAAACCCCCCCAACTTCACATCTGCCACAAATCCTGAATGTGCTCTGAGGCTTTTCCaagcacaaacaaaacatttaaaatcataGTTTAGGACAGTATTTTATTCTCACTAAACAGCATAAGCTGTGTCTAAACCTTAAGCTATTTAATGTACATTACAGACACCTGAATTTCTCTTATAACGAAAACAGAACTGCATTCACAGGTAAGAGAAAAGcttctataaatatatatatatatataagccTGTTTGGGTATTGGTGTGTGGGTTCAAATAGATGCAGTACTTACATCCCTCATGTTGTGGTGGGTCACGGTGCGGTCCACGCTGCGGGCGGGCAGGTTGGCAGTGGCTTTGAGGATGGCATCCTTGTCAGGAGccttctgctcctgcttcctctgcagggaagggaacaggagCAGGTTTCACAACCCATTAGCCACAGGACAGAGAACACAGCAGAGAGTTTCACGTTCCTCCCCAAGACACCAAGCAGTGCTCTGTCACTTGTAATGCCATGGATtaacagctccaggagcatccTGCAATTACAGGACTGAACTGGGTCTGTTGGGCTGCCCCACTCTCAGTCCTTACACCCAAACATGCAGGGGAATTCCAGCATAAAGAGGGACAGTGATGTATCCCAGAGAACTGGGAGGCCTCTGAGTTTATGTGATACATCAACTGCAGTACCACTGGTGCATAAACACCATCCTGACCTCAGGAACAATTCcaataaaacaaagtaaaacagtAAGGGGCAACATTTCAGGGTTAGAGGGTGACAAGTCACACAGAGCTAAAGGCAGAAGACAACCTGGCAGCAAGCCAACATATTTCTTTGGGTTTTCAAACAAACCAAGGCACTTgctgaactgtattttaattattagaCATTTGTTCAAAGATGAAATCTGTAACATTTCCACAGAGTGTATCTGTGTGTCTTATTTTAAGGCAGATGTCCTCAGAACAAcagttaaaaatgtaaaatcagcTTCCTCTAcgttgggaaaaaaataggaagtaATTCCTCTGGAATTTAACTGGCAGCATCTGCCTCTCCAAGGAGAGTACATCACAGTAACCCTTCCACATAACAACGATAAAGCAGAAGTTAATCAGAAGTGTCTTGGACTCACCTTCTCCTCTGCCACCACATCTGCCATCTTGGGCAGCAGCGCCGGCGCGCGCTTCTTGATCAGCAGCAACACATCTGCGAGAGAAGGACACTGCCACAGGTTAGAGagcctgggagagcagctgctctgagacACCCCACAAACTCAACTGCTCCTGGAGGTGAATTCTGTGTTAGCTCCACTGTGGCATTTATTTAGCTTCCTATGTCAAAGCAGAGAGtaaatctttaaaatgttactgtttGGAATTTGCCAAATGAAACCCAAcctcctgcttccaggctgACAGAATTCAAACCCAGACAATCTCACCTCTGTCCTGAATGTTTTCCTCCAACACTGTTTTTGTGTCTGTCAGCACCTTCTCAGAAGTAGCATGGATCAGCTTATGATGTGTCACAGTTTTGGGATCCTCCAAGCTCCCAGGAACACACTGCAGGAGACAATAAATACTGCAGATCACAAAACACAAACTTGGCACTCAGGATTCTCCACATACAAACTGTGCATCATTTCCTGGCTTCTCAACAGCTTAAGCCAGAGGTCAGTGCACATAAAGCATTTTAttcaagaaaattatgtttgaTTTGTGCCTGTGTGAGTGGATTTGTGCTTTCTCAGGACACCTCTCTCACACTAAATGCTGGGAGCCTTGGAGATTTGGAGCAAAGCAAGGATGCTCCAGGACCCACTGCTACATTAATTCTGCAGCAAATCACTCGGGTCCCTCACTCTTGGTGAGCAGTAATTGGTATCacaaagtaaaaatgcaaatctgCCAAGAGCAGCAGGGTTTTGCAGGAGGGGAGGCTGTAATGTTGCCGTATGTTCTCATTTGGAGTGTCCAAACAGGACTCCCTGCTTCACCTAGCAATTATTATTTACTCTCAGAGTAAACAAGCCACTGCCAGCAGTGATTTTGGTTTATCTGACCTTAAACTGGGCAGTTTCTGCACATTGTTTCAAGCTGAAATCAAGAGATTTGGCTGCTGGAGCCCTAACCTGGGTTCCTGCTGAAAAGGCTGAACCAAAGTTCTGCTCACAGCTCTTCTTCCCAACCATAAATAATCAGAATacaatggaaattttttttgtgctcaTTCCTTTATTGCAACTCTAAATTGCATGTCAATTAATTCACTAGGAAATCAGTTCAAATCCTAAAAAAAGAGTGCTCACACAGGCCTtgagctgcctcctcctcacaCCAGAGTGGCTCCAGATGCACAGTGAGAGATTTCAGGAACATTATTACATCAGTGCATCTAGAGGCTTCCAATTTGTTTGAGTGCAAGAAGAAATCAAAGTGCTTGCAATTCCAGAAAGGCAAAATTAGAAATAACAACCTACCAAACCCcagaaattgctgctgctgttcccaccACAAAACAGGACACTTAATACTGACCTCgcctgctctgctcacagcaaaCAGCTTTTAACAACACTTCTAAATGTTTCTACCAAGCCACTTCCACTTGTCCATATCTGCACAAGAGAATGTTCCTCCTTCATGCAACAGAGCCATTCCCagaaatcccactgaaatcccTAATATTGATGGAGCATTTAGTGCTGTTCATCACCACCTTTCCTGCTGACTGCAGCTGATGGAaagctcagctccctgctgtttttccaaacaaaacacacttgTTTCCAACACGGACTCCAGTCCCTCACCTGAACCTGTGCTCGGTTCTGACGCCTCACTGAGACTGAGGTGAGAACATCTGAGTCCTGCTTTGTCTAACAGGAGCCTCTCAGGAATCCTCCAGCTCATGAAGTGCTGAACCAGGGCCAAAGACTCCATTAACAGCTGGGAGAACCTCCTGTAATGGATCTGATCAGGCGCCCAAAATGCCTGGGTACGTCAGTGGAACATCTCTGCAAACAAGCTCAGAATATTCCTGTTACAGATCCTGAGAGTAAGAGAAGCTGAAAAGGGCAGCTGGGAGGTGTGTTTGGGGTGGGACACACAGACCTATTACCCTATTTTTCCCCAGCACACATGAAGGAGTGTGTGAGGACAATCACGTAATAAATGTGGGCAGTAATTAATCATAAAACTAATAAGGTAAAAgtttaagcaaaaaaattaaagttctgTGGACACCAATTCTTATTTCCTGTTCTTCCAACCACTTCATTAACAACTGCAGAGAATAGTAGGGCAGATAGGAGCACTACATACACCAAAGAGGCTACTGAGCGAAACACCTGGCTTATCTGTACATTTTAACATGCCCTGGAAATAGAGAAAACACCTGACCAGCAGTGCCTTTACTCActctcaccttttctttttaattctggaGTTCCCAGCAGGCTACTCTGCCTGGCAGGTGACAAACATTTGCCACTGGTGATGCCAAGCACCTCTTGCAAAGCTTGGAATCCTGGTAAACCACaaggctttgtttgtttttaactatGAAATAGcttgggtgttttgttttttttttctgcttttaataacAGGAACATTTGAAAATAGCCCTGACACTCCCTCCTATTAAACTTGGGTGGCTTAAACCACCTGTTTAAACAAATGATGTTACAGGTAAAGAGGCAAACCAGTGGGAAGggtttatttctttaacaaaagaCCCCAAAATATCAAATTTAGGGGGAATAAAGACATCAAGAATGGCACTTCAGAGACCAGCCAGCATTTGAATATTATGGAAGGAAAAGTGACCACTTTTTCAGTTCCAACCTGTTACAAACATCTTCCTTTGCTTCCTGAGAGAATGATTTCAAAGATGTTCAGGAACACAATCATCAGTCTCTTAGAAGAGGTGGCTGCATCAATTATCTCAAGGGGTTATCATGATTCAGGCCATGATCAGGAGCCATGATTTTTCCAGGTCTATTTTCCCCCTCCATACAACTATCTGTTATCCATTATGGTTATGGAAATCCACCTCAggagcacaaagcagcagagaacGAAATCAAATGTCACTCTGAGTTATCAATTGTCTCTAAACCCGCTCTCTGTCCGTGCAAAGCCATCCCctcttgtcctggcactccatcCCTTGTTATATAATCTCTCTCCCTGTTTCCTgtcagctcccttcaggtactggaaggccaccTGGGCACCTTTATTTCACCcaggaaataaaacctttaaCCCTTCAAATATGAGTTAAGTGGTTACCAACTACAGGCACCTTCTCCTATTGCGCTggttttatgggaaaaaaagtctttgcaAGACTATAAAGACAAACCCTCCTCACCATTAAATGTGATTTAGTGATCTGTGCTCCCACAGGGAGGAGTTGAGGCTCCAGCTTTTGCCAGCTCCACAGTTCCACGTCCCTCAGGAAGAAATGCAGCAGGTCAGGAGTGCAgctgccaggccaggctgtgctggccccaGACTCCTGGCCACGGGTCACCACGCTGCTGTTGTCAATCAGGACAGCAAAacccagctgtggcagagcttCCAAACTCAAACCTGAAACCACTGGGTCTGACACTGACACACCAGAGAGCCTGTgctcccctgctctgcttccaca includes these proteins:
- the UBAC1 gene encoding ubiquitin-associated domain-containing protein 1 isoform X1 produces the protein MFVQEEKIFAGKVLRLHVCTMEGAEWLEEVPEDTTVEKLKERCLKHCVPGSLEDPKTVTHHKLIHATSEKVLTDTKTVLEENIQDRDVLLLIKKRAPALLPKMADVVAEEKRKQEQKAPDKDAILKATANLPARSVDRTVTHHNMRDFPFLQFQTELRKILVSLIEVAQKLLALNPDAVELFKKANAMLDEDEEDRVDEIALRQLTEMGFPESRAVKALRLNHMSVTQAMEWLIEHADDPSVDAPLPGQTPAEAPAEGAASSAEAAAGPSSEEGGEEAKDELTEIFKKIRRKREFRPDPRAVIALMEMGFDEKEVVDALRVNNNQQNAACEWLLGDRKPSPEDLDKGIDTNSPLFQAILENPVVQLGLTNPKTLLAFEDMLENPLNSTQWMNDPETGPVMLQISRIFQTLNRT
- the UBAC1 gene encoding ubiquitin-associated domain-containing protein 1 isoform X2, which produces MFVQEEKIFAGKVLRLHVCTMEGAEWLEEVPEDTTVEKLKERCLKHCVPGSLEDPKTVTHHKLIHATSEKVLTDTKTVLEENIQDRDVLLLIKKRAPALLPKMADVVAEEKRKQEQKAPDKDAILKATANLPARSVDRTVTHHNMRDFQTELRKILVSLIEVAQKLLALNPDAVELFKKANAMLDEDEEDRVDEIALRQLTEMGFPESRAVKALRLNHMSVTQAMEWLIEHADDPSVDAPLPGQTPAEAPAEGAASSAEAAAGPSSEEGGEEAKDELTEIFKKIRRKREFRPDPRAVIALMEMGFDEKEVVDALRVNNNQQNAACEWLLGDRKPSPEDLDKGIDTNSPLFQAILENPVVQLGLTNPKTLLAFEDMLENPLNSTQWMNDPETGPVMLQISRIFQTLNRT